The genomic stretch TGGTAAAGAAAATTTCGGTCTTAAAACGCACTTAACATCCGTAACTACACCAGTTTGGTTGCCACTTAATATATTAGAAGTACTATTATATGAATTAAAAGAAGTCAAAGAAAATCCTACCTTTTCCGAGGTACGTAATTTTCCTATTGTATACATGTATTTTTTTTCACAAAAAcgttaatagaaatattaataccAATTTTAGAGCTATCAAAGATTACAAAGAGCATTACAAAGTTACGAACAGAAAGTGATAAGGGTGTCAAAGGATatgattgaaataaaattaagtaacaaGAATTGCTAGTAGTAAGTAGAGTACTTATATTagtaattgataaaataatactttgtttttctattataaaacaatatacatatcataaaaatatttaatatgtgcGGACGTGTGTTTAATTGTCTCCGCTGATGATACAACTATCTTTACACCAGTCTTTATCTATAATGTTTTAGGAAAATCTATactataaaagataaaattttgtCACATATTTGGAACAGTAGTATTAAAGATTGTCAAGCATAAATCGGTGCATGACTAATTGATATCACCGtcgtaaatacaataataacgcCAAGAATCGCTGCGACAATCACGGCAACCATTTGTGGACACCTTTTGAATAAAACctgaaataattgtaaatttaaaatgACCGTCATTcatgaatataatttataacaattgatTATTTTGTTATGAATATATGAGAAACTATGAACAAAATATTACCATCAAAATAACTATCAAAGCAAGAACGAAAATTGTTCCGACAGGTAGAAGAAAAGATGCTGCCCAATAATGTCTCTGTATTTCGGGATCTAAAGAAAATTATGAACAACTTGTGGTAACAAAGTTATGAAAGAGAAATT from Bombus terrestris chromosome 16, iyBomTerr1.2, whole genome shotgun sequence encodes the following:
- the LOC100644272 gene encoding uncharacterized protein LOC100644272, with the protein product MFMIWGDWFASGVQSVNTQNLLDSVIITNKSIIRRIRIPPYEVYKTHWRNDPEIQRHYWAASFLLPVGTIFVLALIVILMVLFKRCPQMVAVIVAAILGVIIVFTTVISISHAPIYA